A single Actinomadura algeriensis DNA region contains:
- a CDS encoding YncE family protein has protein sequence MKPRTISCGLAAAALTATLTAAPAHADPLREVMFVGNNWDGTAHVIEARGDFEAIGRINVIPDKEERLQEIYSNPVKLIFFLGIRITVGEGHDQYVDDMYSTPDGRSMVVSRPSFADVVSIDLETGDLNWRFPVSGHRADHMAVSPDGTSVAVSASTSNTVHVLDIDTGEQIGSFATGDKPHENVYTENGRHLWNMSIGEVNNDLDAPWLDFTKGDRKITIVDTTTFETVRTIDMRERLDAFGRDDLSDAVRPVAFTPDESKLYFQVSFFNGFLEYDVESDTITRVKELPKNPETSDDRTTFVNDSRHHGMSMSPDGSKLCIAGTMDDYATIVDRATLAEGPLVTASKPYWATVSGDGKSCVISESGTDQVTAISFATGKKIASVPVGDHPQRVRLAHIPADWTPPTD, from the coding sequence ATGAAGCCCCGGACGATCAGCTGCGGTCTCGCCGCCGCGGCCCTCACCGCCACCCTCACCGCCGCCCCCGCCCACGCGGACCCGCTCCGCGAGGTGATGTTCGTCGGCAACAACTGGGACGGCACCGCCCACGTCATCGAAGCGCGCGGCGACTTCGAGGCCATCGGCCGCATCAACGTCATCCCCGACAAAGAAGAACGCCTCCAGGAGATCTACAGCAACCCGGTCAAGCTGATCTTCTTCCTGGGCATCCGCATCACCGTCGGCGAGGGCCACGACCAGTACGTCGACGACATGTACTCCACCCCCGACGGCCGCTCCATGGTCGTCTCCCGCCCCAGCTTCGCCGACGTCGTCTCCATCGACCTCGAGACCGGCGACCTCAACTGGCGCTTCCCCGTCTCCGGCCACCGCGCCGACCACATGGCCGTCTCGCCCGACGGCACCTCGGTCGCCGTCTCCGCCTCGACGTCCAACACCGTGCACGTCCTCGACATCGACACCGGCGAGCAGATCGGCTCGTTCGCCACGGGCGACAAACCGCACGAGAACGTCTACACCGAGAACGGCCGCCACCTCTGGAACATGTCGATCGGCGAGGTCAACAACGACCTCGACGCGCCCTGGCTCGACTTCACCAAGGGCGACCGGAAGATCACGATCGTCGACACGACCACCTTCGAGACCGTCCGCACCATCGACATGCGCGAACGCCTCGACGCCTTCGGCCGCGACGACCTCTCCGACGCCGTCCGCCCCGTCGCGTTCACCCCCGACGAGTCGAAGCTGTACTTCCAGGTGTCGTTCTTCAACGGCTTCCTCGAGTACGACGTCGAGTCCGACACGATCACCCGCGTCAAGGAACTCCCGAAGAACCCCGAGACCAGCGACGACCGCACCACGTTCGTCAACGACTCCCGCCACCACGGCATGTCGATGAGCCCCGACGGCTCGAAGCTCTGCATCGCGGGCACGATGGACGACTACGCCACGATCGTCGACCGCGCCACCCTGGCGGAGGGCCCGCTCGTCACCGCGTCCAAGCCCTACTGGGCCACCGTCAGCGGCGACGGCAAGTCGTGCGTCATCTCCGAGAGCGGCACCGACCAGGTCACCGCGATCAGCTTCGCCACCGGGAAGAAGATCGCCTCCGTCCCCGTCGGCGACCACCCCCAGCGCGTCCGCCTCGCCCACATCCCCGCCGACTGGACCCCCCCGACCGACTGA